The Arctopsyche grandis isolate Sample6627 chromosome 7, ASM5162203v2, whole genome shotgun sequence genome includes a window with the following:
- the LOC143914547 gene encoding peritrophin-1-like — translation MKGLFILAIVALLSVIVSANVPKCPPFNPSLPALHLPDIDDCSRFYHCDEADIAVLDNCPGGLWFNPDLSVCDRPENVKPGVCTPPPGFVTPTSAYDIIV, via the exons atgaagg GTCTATTCATTTTGGCAATCGTCGCCTTACTCAGCGTGATCGTCAGTGCCAACGTTCCTAAGTGTCCTCCATTCAATCCATCGTTGCCAGCACTTCATTTACCTGACATTGACGATTGCTCACGGTTTTATCACTGTGATGAAGCAGATATAGCTGTTCTAGACAATTGTCCAGGTGGCTTGTGGTTCAATCCTGACCTCAGC GTATGCGACAGACCTGAAAATGTTAAGCCCGGAGTTTGCACACCGccacctggatttgtgactccaacaaGTGCATAtgatattattgtataa